One window of the Anaeromyxobacter dehalogenans 2CP-C genome contains the following:
- a CDS encoding sensor histidine kinase — protein sequence MGTHAQREHLRRSNLAAADERWRRSRPALVVALYAAWIGFAALLWFQGYPRWRVLALLGLLALALALHAARACVRANGPFCTAVNAADIRLPLAMALASVALTGGLHSPLLVALPPTVSVLVVRCGWRRETAGAVWALAAAGLVMLLAPGSMGPPVPERTFALVALVALVGTVAVHADYVVILGETVADSVRGMLRARDEVASQALTRARELELMSSQISHELKNPLGAIKALVQISARGASDGDTCERLKVVSSEVERMREILDGYLSFSRPLECLQREELSVGELADEVLSVLQGRAAAGGVGLHRRGDARIDADPRRLKEALLNLVANAVEASRRGDRVEVLVSDRGGAVEVAVRDTGRGMPPAVVARLGTPFFTTREQGTGLGVLLARRAFVQHGGTLEYASAPDAGTTATGTLPRVHQEATENVPAAAGR from the coding sequence ATGGGCACCCATGCGCAGCGGGAGCACCTGCGCCGCTCGAACCTGGCCGCGGCGGACGAGCGGTGGCGCCGGAGCCGGCCCGCGCTCGTGGTGGCCCTGTACGCCGCGTGGATCGGCTTCGCGGCGCTGCTCTGGTTCCAGGGCTACCCGCGCTGGCGCGTGCTCGCCCTCCTGGGCCTCCTGGCCCTCGCGCTGGCGCTGCACGCGGCCCGCGCCTGCGTCCGCGCGAACGGCCCGTTCTGCACCGCCGTGAACGCCGCCGACATCCGCCTGCCGCTCGCCATGGCGCTCGCGTCGGTGGCGCTGACCGGCGGCCTGCACAGCCCGCTGCTCGTCGCGCTGCCCCCGACCGTGTCGGTGCTGGTGGTCCGCTGCGGCTGGAGGCGGGAGACCGCGGGAGCGGTCTGGGCCCTGGCCGCCGCCGGCCTGGTCATGCTGCTCGCGCCCGGCTCGATGGGCCCGCCGGTCCCGGAGCGCACCTTCGCGCTGGTCGCCCTGGTGGCGCTCGTCGGGACCGTGGCGGTGCACGCCGACTACGTCGTGATCCTCGGCGAGACGGTGGCCGACTCGGTGCGGGGCATGCTGCGGGCCCGCGACGAGGTGGCGAGCCAGGCGCTCACCCGCGCGCGCGAGCTCGAGCTGATGAGCTCGCAGATCTCGCACGAGCTGAAGAACCCGCTCGGCGCCATCAAGGCGCTGGTGCAGATCTCGGCCCGCGGCGCCTCCGACGGCGACACCTGCGAGCGGCTCAAGGTGGTCTCGTCCGAGGTCGAGCGCATGCGCGAGATCCTCGACGGCTACCTGTCGTTCTCGCGGCCGCTCGAGTGCCTGCAGCGCGAGGAGCTCTCCGTGGGCGAGCTCGCGGACGAGGTGCTCTCGGTGCTGCAGGGCCGCGCCGCCGCCGGCGGCGTCGGGCTCCACCGGCGCGGCGACGCGCGCATCGACGCCGACCCGCGCCGCCTGAAGGAGGCGCTGCTGAACCTGGTCGCGAACGCGGTCGAGGCGAGCCGCCGCGGCGACCGGGTCGAGGTGCTCGTCTCCGACCGCGGCGGCGCGGTCGAGGTGGCGGTCCGGGACACCGGCCGCGGCATGCCGCCCGCCGTGGTGGCGCGCCTGGGCACCCCGTTCTTCACCACCCGCGAGCAGGGCACCGGGCTGGGCGTGCTGCTCGCCCGGCGCGCGTTCGTCCAGCACGGCGGCACGCTCGAGTACGCGAGCGCCCCCGACGCGGGCACCACCGCAACCGGCACCCTCCCCCGGGTGCACCAGGAGGCCACCGAGAATGTCCCGGCTGCTGCTGGTCGATGA
- a CDS encoding metallophosphoesterase family protein — MSLRPQLPASVRSPLGAVAALAVLVSGCLEYSPYALPDAKGLNRKAVGALLATPPAEPLRVALLGDTQLAFDEAEDAVGVVNAMEGVSFAIQLGDFTDLGLLREYELMQDVFEGLRVPWLVVLGNHDMLGGGDAIYDRLFGARNLVFTWGRTRFVLLDTNAREYGFPEDVPDLDWLAAQLAPDGEHDRAVVVAHVPPWHEDFNAALRQPYLDLLAAHGVTDSFYAHVHRQELREESGVRLWTADALTGRSLLLLTLPAAGEPVVEQVSW, encoded by the coding sequence ATGTCCCTGCGGCCCCAGCTCCCGGCGTCGGTCCGGAGCCCCCTCGGCGCGGTCGCCGCGCTGGCGGTGCTGGTCTCGGGCTGCCTCGAGTACAGCCCGTACGCGCTCCCCGACGCCAAGGGCCTGAACCGGAAGGCGGTCGGGGCGCTCCTCGCGACGCCGCCGGCGGAGCCGCTCCGCGTCGCGCTGCTCGGGGACACGCAGCTCGCGTTCGACGAGGCCGAGGACGCGGTCGGGGTGGTCAACGCCATGGAGGGCGTGTCGTTCGCGATCCAGCTCGGCGACTTCACCGACCTGGGCCTGCTCCGCGAGTACGAGCTGATGCAGGACGTCTTCGAGGGCCTGCGGGTGCCGTGGCTGGTGGTGCTCGGCAACCACGACATGCTCGGCGGCGGCGACGCGATCTACGACCGGCTGTTCGGCGCGCGCAACCTGGTGTTCACCTGGGGTCGAACCCGCTTCGTGCTGCTCGACACCAACGCGCGCGAGTACGGGTTCCCGGAGGACGTCCCGGACCTCGACTGGCTCGCCGCGCAGCTCGCGCCGGACGGCGAGCACGACCGCGCGGTGGTGGTCGCGCACGTGCCGCCCTGGCACGAGGACTTCAACGCGGCGCTGCGCCAGCCGTACCTGGACCTGCTCGCCGCGCACGGCGTGACCGACTCGTTCTACGCGCACGTCCACCGCCAGGAGCTGCGCGAGGAGTCGGGCGTGCGGCTCTGGACGGCGGACGCGCTCACGGGGCGGTCGTTGCTGCTCCTCACGCTCCCGGCGGCCGGCGAGCCGGTGGTGGAGCAGGTGTCGTGGTGA